Proteins encoded in a region of the Pedosphaera parvula Ellin514 genome:
- a CDS encoding PPC domain-containing protein: MHVLTKSLIICLAALLALNTSAAAKAKAAREAKEAEKRMKVPPGQPEIFQLEPRGIQRGSSAEIKLIGTNLVDLTELKFSNPKLKGEFIRTAETTTNSAWIKVIAPADLPRNSYDLSVKNDKAESSKMKLYVDDLPQAYESTTNKSPVLKLPVSFWGILDPAGDADEVQFEANAGETIVFDVNAKSIGSKAGAALNLFNDKGVLLASNNGFDGGDPLLHFQIPARGRYHIRVTDEMATGSKEHFYRLSMGSFPEVVGCYPLSVPANQESEVELTGFNLPPSHKVRVKAGASGEVEVPVSPEQYRSRKSFKVLTGNEAESVETEPNDTPQQAMMIPAPGAVDGRIWNNSGQPDADIYKFAAKKGQHWIIETVAAQRGSPTDTKIEILHEDGKPVERLELQAVRNSAINFRAIDSNGAGMRLDNWTEMELNEYYYMQGDVSRLFRMPQGPDSDMLMYTANGKRRAYFDTTATSHALDEVGYIVEPHQPGEKLDNNGLPIFPVYYENDDDGERRIGTDSRLHFNPPADGTYLVRVTDTRGLSGDRFVYRLVLREAKPDFKVTLNGANPTILAGSGQAFSVSVDRIDGFEDEIRVDITNLPPGYIVSTPLVIEAGHNEAKGTLNVTLDAVQPNETNQPMTEVIATAMVDGQKITKEVNNFGKIKLGEKPKLWVMLEPAAGPGILHTNSEAIPKPFELTIAPGQSIPAWLKVIRNGHEDLITFTVENLPHGVIVDNIGLSGVLIPKGESERQIFLTAAKWVQDMDRLCYAVENQAGRQTSVPLLLHVRKKAAVTASK, encoded by the coding sequence ATGCATGTTCTGACAAAATCATTGATCATCTGCCTGGCTGCGCTGCTAGCCCTCAACACCTCCGCCGCAGCAAAAGCCAAGGCGGCCAGGGAAGCCAAGGAAGCCGAAAAGAGGATGAAGGTTCCACCCGGCCAACCGGAAATCTTCCAACTGGAACCGCGCGGCATTCAGCGAGGCAGCAGCGCCGAAATCAAACTCATCGGCACGAATCTTGTCGACCTCACGGAATTAAAGTTCTCCAACCCCAAGCTCAAAGGTGAATTCATCCGCACGGCTGAGACCACAACCAATTCGGCCTGGATCAAAGTGATCGCCCCGGCCGACCTCCCGCGCAACTCATACGATCTGTCGGTTAAAAATGACAAAGCCGAAAGCAGCAAGATGAAACTTTACGTCGATGACCTGCCACAAGCTTATGAATCGACAACAAATAAAAGCCCGGTGCTGAAGCTGCCAGTCAGCTTCTGGGGCATCCTCGATCCCGCGGGAGATGCCGATGAAGTCCAATTCGAAGCCAACGCGGGCGAAACGATCGTGTTTGATGTAAATGCCAAAAGCATTGGCTCAAAGGCCGGTGCGGCGTTGAATCTCTTCAATGACAAAGGTGTGTTGCTGGCCTCCAACAATGGTTTTGATGGTGGCGATCCATTGCTTCACTTCCAGATCCCCGCCCGTGGACGTTACCACATTCGTGTTACCGATGAAATGGCCACTGGCTCGAAGGAGCATTTCTACCGTCTCTCGATGGGAAGTTTTCCGGAGGTCGTGGGCTGCTATCCGTTAAGCGTGCCCGCAAACCAGGAATCAGAAGTGGAGTTGACTGGCTTCAATCTCCCGCCGTCCCACAAAGTAAGGGTAAAGGCTGGAGCCAGTGGCGAAGTAGAGGTCCCGGTAAGTCCTGAGCAATACCGCAGCCGCAAAAGCTTCAAGGTCCTCACTGGCAACGAAGCCGAGTCAGTCGAAACCGAGCCAAATGACACTCCTCAACAGGCCATGATGATTCCCGCGCCCGGTGCCGTTGATGGACGCATTTGGAACAACTCCGGTCAACCGGACGCCGACATCTATAAATTCGCAGCTAAAAAAGGCCAGCACTGGATCATCGAAACCGTCGCTGCCCAGCGCGGGTCACCGACGGATACCAAAATTGAGATCCTGCACGAGGACGGCAAACCCGTGGAACGCTTGGAACTTCAGGCAGTCCGCAACTCAGCGATCAATTTCCGCGCCATCGACTCCAATGGCGCGGGCATGCGCCTGGATAACTGGACCGAGATGGAGCTGAACGAATACTACTACATGCAGGGTGACGTTAGCCGCCTCTTTCGCATGCCCCAGGGACCAGACTCCGACATGCTGATGTACACTGCCAATGGCAAACGCCGGGCCTACTTCGACACCACCGCCACTTCCCATGCATTGGATGAGGTGGGCTATATTGTTGAACCACATCAGCCGGGCGAAAAGCTGGATAACAATGGTCTGCCCATTTTCCCGGTTTATTATGAAAACGATGATGACGGAGAACGCCGGATTGGTACCGACTCCCGCCTTCACTTCAACCCTCCCGCTGATGGCACTTATCTGGTGCGGGTAACCGACACCCGCGGCCTGAGCGGAGATCGCTTTGTATATCGTCTGGTCCTTCGGGAAGCAAAGCCGGATTTTAAAGTCACTCTCAACGGCGCAAACCCCACCATTCTTGCAGGCAGCGGCCAGGCCTTTTCCGTCTCCGTGGATCGCATCGATGGCTTTGAAGATGAAATCCGGGTGGACATAACCAACCTGCCCCCCGGCTATATCGTCTCAACGCCCTTGGTGATCGAAGCCGGTCACAACGAAGCCAAAGGCACCCTCAATGTCACTTTGGATGCCGTCCAGCCAAACGAAACCAATCAACCGATGACCGAGGTAATCGCTACCGCGATGGTCGATGGCCAAAAGATCACCAAAGAGGTAAACAATTTCGGAAAAATTAAGCTGGGCGAAAAACCGAAACTTTGGGTGATGCTGGAACCCGCCGCCGGCCCGGGAATCCTGCACACAAATTCAGAGGCCATCCCGAAACCCTTCGAACTCACCATCGCTCCCGGCCAGAGCATCCCTGCCTGGCTCAAAGTAATTCGCAACGGACATGAAGACCTGATCACCTTCACCGTTGAAAACCTGCCTCATGGCGTCATCGTGGATAACATCGGCCTGAGCGGCGTTCTCATTCCCAAGGGCGAGAGCGAACGTCAAATCTTCCTGACCGCAGCCAAATGGGTTCAAGACATGGACCGCCTTTGTTATGCTGTCGAGAATCAAGCCGGCAGGCAAACCTCCGTGCCCCTGTTGCTCCATGTACGTAAAAAAGCCGCCGTTACGGCTTCAAAGTAA
- a CDS encoding c-type cytochrome domain-containing protein — translation MNLHGTKLFLASSTLLSILSLICVNAEAENSSTNDYAAVDAIFQKHCLDCHGSQDPEGKLVLENFESLMKGGEIGAALVPSKSADSLLVQMIEGRFEKEGKKKIMPPGKRPKLDATEIAAIKAWIDAGAHGPPLGTIATRELSVPKIALKVAPRKPIMSLAYAPNLELLAVGRYGEVELRSLKDSAPRKWTGTGPRGNINGVTFSPDGNFVFTASGEPGIYGEVHQWKVADGSVVHRCTGHKDAIYALALSPDGKILATGSYDQKIILWNVETGKEIKTLSGHNGAIFGLAFRPDGKILASASADRTVKLWDVATGERRDTLSQPTKEVYAVAFSPDGKRLMAGGVDNRIRIWQISETAAETTNELLDSKFAHEGSILNLAFSSDGKTLVSSAEDRTVKLWNADKLTERALIEVQPDWVRAVTFVANDKTLVVGRMDGTIGCYDTTTGKLASDLTAQLEPAANAQTRVATSSQ, via the coding sequence ATGAACCTTCACGGCACAAAGCTGTTTCTCGCTTCCAGCACCTTGCTTTCCATTTTGTCTCTCATCTGCGTTAACGCGGAAGCGGAAAATTCCTCAACGAACGATTATGCCGCCGTGGATGCCATTTTCCAAAAGCATTGCCTCGATTGCCACGGTTCGCAGGACCCCGAAGGTAAACTGGTGCTGGAGAATTTCGAGAGCCTCATGAAAGGTGGCGAAATCGGTGCGGCACTGGTCCCCAGCAAAAGCGCGGATAGTTTGCTCGTGCAAATGATCGAAGGCCGTTTCGAAAAGGAGGGCAAAAAGAAGATCATGCCTCCGGGTAAACGACCGAAACTGGATGCCACTGAAATCGCCGCCATCAAAGCCTGGATTGACGCTGGCGCGCACGGTCCACCGCTCGGCACGATTGCCACCAGAGAATTATCAGTGCCCAAAATTGCCCTGAAGGTTGCTCCACGCAAGCCGATTATGTCGCTTGCCTACGCGCCAAATCTCGAACTCCTCGCCGTTGGCAGATATGGGGAAGTGGAACTGCGGTCTTTGAAGGATTCCGCTCCTCGTAAATGGACAGGTACGGGTCCGCGCGGCAATATAAATGGCGTCACTTTCTCGCCCGATGGGAATTTTGTCTTCACTGCCTCCGGCGAACCTGGCATTTACGGAGAGGTGCATCAGTGGAAGGTGGCTGATGGCTCGGTAGTCCACCGTTGCACCGGCCACAAGGATGCCATCTATGCCCTCGCACTTTCACCTGATGGTAAAATTCTCGCCACCGGCAGCTATGATCAGAAAATCATTCTTTGGAATGTCGAAACCGGCAAGGAAATCAAAACTCTCTCCGGCCACAACGGCGCCATCTTTGGTCTCGCCTTTCGGCCCGACGGCAAAATCCTCGCCAGCGCAAGCGCCGACCGCACCGTGAAACTCTGGGATGTCGCGACCGGAGAGCGACGCGACACGTTATCCCAACCCACGAAGGAAGTGTACGCCGTCGCCTTTAGCCCCGATGGCAAGCGCCTCATGGCGGGCGGCGTGGATAACCGCATCCGTATTTGGCAAATCAGCGAAACTGCCGCGGAGACCACGAACGAGCTGCTCGACTCCAAATTCGCGCATGAGGGCTCCATCTTGAATCTGGCTTTTTCCAGTGATGGAAAAACCCTGGTTTCTTCCGCCGAAGATCGCACGGTAAAACTTTGGAACGCAGACAAGCTGACCGAACGTGCGCTGATCGAAGTCCAACCGGATTGGGTGCGTGCCGTGACCTTCGTGGCAAACGACAAAACCCTCGTGGTGGGCCGCATGGATGGCACCATCGGTTGTTACGACACGACGACCGGCAAGCTGGCTTCAGATTTAACCGCCCAGCTTGAGCCCGCAGCAAACGCCCAAACCAGGGTCGCCACTAGTTCCCAATAG
- a CDS encoding DUF1549 domain-containing protein gives MFSKSIHALACCLGVLISQQVHAADSIAILPSKFQLSGSAAHQQLIVENFKDNQFVGQFTNAITFTSSDPHILKIQDGIALPLKNGTVTIQARVGKQTAKADVTVTNMDKPFEWSFRNHVQPVLAKAGCSAGACHGAAAGQNGFKLSLRGYDNEGDYLTLTRRAIGRRIVPSDPGRSLILLKPTGTVPHKGGKRFEVDSIDYKILADWIASGTPGPKENEPRIERIEFLPEHFIATPGATQQLNVLAHFSDGHTEDVTHWVKYTSANGSVAQVDDNGLVKTIGFGEGAITGWYLSRIAVSTATVPYTNKVEKNLFTKAKKRNFIDQMVMAKLQSLNLPPSPKSTDSEFIRRAFIDTIGILPTEKETRDFLTNKDSKKRDKLIETLLNRSEFVDYWSYKWSDLLLVQSKKLKPAAMWSYYNWIHNNVAANTPWDKMVRDLITSRGSTLQNGAGNFYVLHDDPRLMAETASQAFLGMSIGCAKCHNHPMEKWTNDQYYKMANLFARVRTKNGPVEGENIVFAASTGDLIQPLTGKPQPPEPLDGTPMSLESTEDRRNHFADWLVSRDNPYFTRAIVNRIWKNYFGVGLVENVDDLRVTNPASNEKLFSATANYLADQKFDLKALMRTILQSETYQRTSTPLKENEDDSRFYSHYYPRRLMAEVLLDTLSEATATSGDFKGYPKGWRAIQLPDSNVDSYFLKSFGRPDREKTCECERTAEPNVTQILHIANGTTLNKKLEAKENIIAKWMADKIPADKIIEDAYLTSLSRFPTATEKQKMVATIDQAGEKDKRAALEDIYWALLSSKEFLFNH, from the coding sequence ATGTTTTCCAAAAGCATCCATGCCCTTGCGTGTTGTCTCGGCGTCTTGATTTCCCAACAGGTCCATGCCGCTGACTCCATCGCCATCCTTCCCTCCAAATTCCAACTCAGTGGCAGCGCCGCCCATCAACAACTGATTGTCGAGAACTTCAAGGACAACCAATTCGTCGGCCAGTTTACCAACGCCATCACGTTCACATCCAGCGATCCCCACATTCTGAAAATCCAGGATGGCATCGCCCTGCCGCTCAAAAACGGCACCGTCACCATCCAAGCCAGGGTCGGCAAACAAACCGCCAAGGCTGACGTCACGGTCACGAACATGGACAAACCGTTCGAGTGGAGCTTCCGCAATCATGTGCAACCAGTCCTCGCCAAGGCTGGATGTAGCGCCGGTGCCTGTCATGGTGCGGCTGCCGGTCAGAATGGTTTTAAACTCTCCCTGCGCGGCTACGATAACGAAGGCGATTATCTCACCCTTACCCGGCGCGCCATCGGTCGCCGCATCGTCCCCAGCGATCCCGGACGCAGCCTCATCCTGCTCAAGCCCACCGGAACCGTGCCCCACAAAGGCGGCAAACGTTTCGAAGTCGATTCCATCGATTACAAAATCCTCGCCGACTGGATCGCCTCCGGCACTCCCGGCCCAAAAGAAAACGAACCACGCATCGAGCGCATTGAATTCCTGCCGGAACACTTCATCGCCACGCCCGGCGCAACGCAACAGCTCAATGTCCTCGCTCACTTCTCCGATGGCCACACCGAAGACGTCACGCACTGGGTCAAATACACCTCCGCCAATGGCTCTGTCGCTCAAGTCGATGACAACGGCCTCGTCAAGACCATCGGCTTCGGTGAAGGTGCCATCACGGGCTGGTACTTGAGTCGCATCGCCGTTTCCACCGCAACCGTTCCTTACACAAACAAAGTGGAGAAAAACCTCTTCACGAAGGCAAAAAAGAGGAATTTCATCGACCAAATGGTCATGGCGAAGCTGCAGAGCTTGAATCTACCGCCTTCTCCCAAATCCACTGATTCCGAGTTCATCCGCCGCGCGTTCATCGATACCATCGGCATCCTCCCCACCGAAAAGGAAACCCGAGATTTTCTCACGAACAAGGATTCCAAAAAGCGCGACAAGTTGATTGAAACGCTCCTCAACCGCTCTGAGTTTGTCGATTACTGGAGCTACAAATGGTCCGATCTCTTGCTGGTCCAAAGCAAGAAACTGAAGCCCGCCGCTATGTGGTCCTATTACAATTGGATTCACAACAACGTCGCGGCCAACACTCCCTGGGACAAAATGGTGCGCGACCTCATCACCTCGCGCGGCAGCACGCTTCAGAATGGTGCTGGGAACTTTTACGTGCTGCATGACGATCCCCGATTGATGGCGGAGACTGCCTCCCAGGCTTTTCTCGGCATGTCAATCGGTTGCGCCAAGTGCCACAACCACCCCATGGAGAAATGGACGAACGATCAATATTATAAAATGGCGAATCTCTTTGCGCGCGTCCGCACCAAAAACGGCCCCGTCGAAGGCGAAAACATTGTCTTCGCCGCCAGCACGGGTGATTTAATCCAGCCTCTCACCGGCAAGCCCCAACCTCCCGAACCTTTGGACGGCACACCAATGTCCTTGGAATCCACCGAAGACCGTCGCAACCACTTTGCCGATTGGCTGGTATCCCGTGACAATCCCTACTTCACTCGCGCCATCGTAAACCGTATTTGGAAAAACTACTTCGGCGTCGGTCTGGTGGAAAATGTGGATGACTTGCGTGTCACCAATCCCGCGAGTAATGAAAAACTCTTTTCCGCCACCGCCAATTATCTTGCAGACCAAAAGTTCGATTTGAAAGCCTTGATGCGGACCATTTTGCAATCGGAAACCTATCAGCGCACCAGCACCCCACTGAAGGAAAATGAGGATGATAGCCGCTTTTACTCTCATTATTACCCGCGCCGACTCATGGCGGAAGTGTTGCTCGACACCCTCTCCGAGGCCACCGCCACCTCTGGTGACTTCAAGGGTTATCCCAAAGGCTGGCGAGCCATCCAACTGCCCGATTCCAACGTCGATTCCTATTTCCTAAAATCCTTCGGCCGTCCCGACCGGGAGAAAACCTGCGAATGCGAACGCACTGCCGAACCCAACGTGACCCAGATCCTGCACATCGCCAACGGCACCACTCTCAACAAAAAATTGGAAGCCAAGGAAAACATCATTGCCAAATGGATGGCCGACAAGATTCCTGCAGACAAGATCATCGAAGATGCCTACCTCACCTCTCTCTCCCGCTTTCCCACGGCTACGGAAAAACAAAAAATGGTGGCGACGATTGATCAGGCCGGGGAAAAAGACAAACGTGCCGCTCTGGAGGACATCTATTGGGCGCTCCTCAGCAGCAAGGAATTTCTCTTCAACCATTGA
- a CDS encoding DUF1501 domain-containing protein — protein sequence MLKFSGKGSITTCDGVTRRDFLQVGALGAIGLTMAKFAALQAMGATNPKDDKACIMIFNLGAPSQIDTWDMKPNAPSEIRGPFKPIRTNNPDIQISEIFPLHAKIADKFSLVRSCYHTAAAVHDTGHQMMQTGRLFTGGIITPHAGCALEFLKGRRNELPAHVLLPEPMGPTGGNMPHGQEGGFLGKAYDPFVLNSDPSKKDFKVPDLLPPTEIGEVRLERRRELRDVVDDAVRNFEANPSAQLMDTNFASAYRLMTSTKAREAFDLTKEPLKVRERYGMTRFGQSCLLARRLVEAGVRFVTINTFITVFGEITWDIHGSKPFTSIAGMKDIVAPMYDQGYSALIEDLHQRGLLDNTMVCNLAEFGRTPKVNPAGGRDHWPQCWTMYFAGGGVKGGRIVGKSDEIGAYPAERPVSPAEIVATIYHSLGLDLTTHLPGPQGRPFSLVDYGTQAIKELF from the coding sequence ATGCTTAAATTCTCTGGAAAAGGTTCGATTACAACTTGCGACGGCGTCACCCGTCGCGATTTCCTCCAGGTGGGGGCGCTCGGGGCCATCGGCCTGACCATGGCGAAATTCGCCGCGCTGCAGGCCATGGGCGCCACCAATCCCAAGGATGACAAGGCCTGCATCATGATCTTCAACCTGGGCGCTCCCAGCCAGATCGATACCTGGGACATGAAGCCCAACGCCCCGTCCGAGATTCGCGGTCCCTTCAAGCCCATCCGCACCAACAACCCTGACATCCAGATCTCCGAGATTTTCCCGCTGCACGCCAAAATCGCGGACAAGTTTTCCCTCGTCCGCAGTTGCTACCACACCGCCGCCGCCGTCCATGATACCGGCCATCAAATGATGCAGACCGGTCGCCTCTTTACCGGTGGCATCATTACCCCGCACGCTGGCTGCGCTTTGGAGTTTCTGAAAGGCCGTCGCAACGAACTGCCCGCCCACGTCCTCCTGCCCGAGCCCATGGGCCCCACCGGCGGCAACATGCCGCACGGCCAGGAAGGCGGCTTTCTCGGCAAGGCCTACGATCCCTTTGTCCTGAATTCCGATCCTTCCAAAAAAGATTTCAAGGTGCCCGACCTGCTCCCGCCGACTGAAATCGGCGAAGTCCGACTCGAACGCCGCCGTGAATTGCGCGACGTCGTCGATGATGCCGTCAGAAATTTCGAGGCCAATCCGAGCGCGCAATTGATGGATACCAATTTCGCCTCCGCCTATCGTCTCATGACCAGCACCAAGGCGCGCGAAGCCTTCGATCTCACCAAAGAGCCGCTGAAAGTCCGCGAACGTTACGGCATGACCCGCTTCGGCCAATCCTGCTTGCTTGCTCGTCGTCTCGTCGAGGCCGGTGTCCGCTTCGTCACCATCAATACTTTCATCACCGTCTTCGGCGAAATCACCTGGGACATCCACGGCTCGAAACCTTTCACCTCGATCGCGGGCATGAAGGACATCGTCGCGCCGATGTATGACCAGGGTTACAGCGCCTTGATCGAAGACCTCCACCAACGCGGTCTTTTGGACAACACCATGGTTTGCAACCTCGCCGAGTTCGGCCGCACTCCCAAGGTAAATCCTGCCGGTGGTCGTGATCACTGGCCACAGTGTTGGACCATGTATTTCGCAGGCGGCGGCGTCAAAGGCGGCCGCATCGTCGGCAAGAGCGATGAAATCGGCGCTTACCCTGCCGAACGCCCGGTGAGCCCCGCTGAAATCGTCGCCACCATTTATCATTCCCTTGGTTTGGACCTGACCACCCACCTGCCCGGCCCGCAAGGCCGCCCGTTCTCCCTCGTCGATTACGGAACGCAAGCCATCAAGGAACTTTTCTAG
- a CDS encoding aminotransferase class IV, whose amino-acid sequence MGTHYIQANTDGRLHPASEPSISPLNRGFLYGDAIYEVWRTYGCTIFAFEEHWQRLEQSARALYMELPLDRARFLGEVRRTVQAFFENNGQATEFYIRLQISRGAGAIGLDTGLADHASYVILVQPLKEQPEKWQQSGMRLSVATSLHRLHADTVNPAWKTGNYLNSILCLREARSRGADEVLMTNLAGEITEAAVSNLFFVRDQILITPPLSAGILAGVTRRFIIEQAAPRANLQVREETVRVEELKAFRECFLSSTTKEIASVAAIDEVKFAIGENGVAQKLREAFKEWVREYQAGHPELKIGAKLVP is encoded by the coding sequence ATGGGAACACATTACATTCAGGCTAATACCGACGGGCGATTGCATCCGGCCAGTGAACCTTCCATCAGCCCCTTGAATAGAGGGTTTCTGTATGGCGACGCGATTTACGAAGTGTGGCGCACTTATGGATGCACTATTTTTGCCTTCGAGGAACATTGGCAGAGATTGGAGCAGTCCGCCCGCGCCCTGTATATGGAATTGCCGCTCGACCGGGCGCGGTTTCTCGGAGAAGTCCGTCGCACGGTGCAGGCGTTTTTTGAAAACAACGGGCAGGCAACTGAATTTTACATCCGGCTGCAAATCAGCCGCGGCGCGGGCGCAATTGGATTGGATACGGGATTGGCGGACCATGCGAGTTACGTCATTTTGGTGCAACCGCTCAAGGAGCAACCAGAGAAATGGCAGCAAAGCGGCATGCGCTTGAGCGTGGCGACCAGCCTGCATCGGTTGCATGCCGACACCGTTAATCCGGCATGGAAAACCGGCAATTATCTCAACAGCATTCTCTGCCTGCGCGAAGCTCGATCACGTGGCGCTGACGAAGTGTTGATGACGAACCTCGCGGGAGAGATCACCGAGGCCGCCGTGTCGAACCTGTTTTTCGTGCGGGACCAAATATTGATTACGCCTCCATTATCTGCCGGCATTCTTGCCGGGGTCACCCGCCGCTTCATCATTGAACAAGCGGCGCCAAGGGCGAATCTTCAAGTGCGCGAGGAGACCGTGCGGGTCGAAGAATTGAAAGCTTTTCGGGAATGTTTCCTCTCCTCGACAACGAAAGAAATTGCTTCGGTGGCAGCGATTGACGAAGTGAAATTTGCGATCGGTGAAAACGGTGTCGCACAAAAATTACGCGAGGCTTTTAAAGAATGGGTGCGGGAGTATCAGGCGGGCCATCCGGAGTTGAAAATCGGCGCTAAGCTTGTGCCTTGA
- a CDS encoding P1 family peptidase — protein sequence MTPVSTNPMRPRIREAGIMIGSLPPGPLNAITDVPGVRVGQTTVIEGDSVHTGVTAIFPHGGNLFQERVPAAIHVGNGFGKLIGATQVQELGELETPILLTGTLSAWKAADAMVAWLLAQPGMEQVRSINPVVGETNDGLLNDIRSRPIRPEHVTSALEKASDGKVEEGSVGAGAGTVAFGWKGGIGTSSRQLPANSGGHNVGVLVQSNYGGDLTIAGVPVGRELSRQQKENNSGDGSIMIIVATDAPLSARNLERLASRALVGLARTGSNMSNGSGDYVIAFSTALECRRRADEQLHHVTELSNPAMSPLFQAVAEATEEAICNSMFQATSVKGFRATVEALPLESTLEILKKAGAIKAQA from the coding sequence ATGACACCAGTCTCTACCAACCCGATGCGCCCTCGCATACGCGAAGCAGGAATCATGATCGGCTCACTCCCGCCAGGGCCATTGAACGCAATCACGGATGTGCCAGGTGTGCGCGTCGGCCAAACCACGGTAATTGAGGGCGATTCTGTGCACACCGGTGTCACCGCCATTTTTCCACATGGCGGCAATCTCTTTCAGGAACGTGTCCCGGCGGCGATTCATGTTGGCAATGGATTTGGCAAATTGATCGGCGCAACCCAAGTCCAGGAACTCGGCGAACTGGAAACGCCCATCTTATTAACCGGCACCTTGAGCGCCTGGAAAGCCGCCGATGCGATGGTCGCGTGGTTGCTCGCACAGCCGGGCATGGAGCAGGTTCGCTCGATTAATCCGGTGGTGGGCGAAACCAACGACGGACTTTTAAACGACATTCGTTCGCGACCCATTCGCCCGGAGCATGTGACGAGCGCGCTGGAAAAAGCTTCGGACGGCAAAGTGGAAGAAGGTTCCGTAGGCGCTGGCGCCGGAACTGTCGCCTTTGGCTGGAAAGGCGGCATCGGCACCAGTTCACGCCAGTTACCGGCCAACTCCGGCGGACACAACGTCGGCGTGCTCGTGCAAAGCAATTACGGAGGCGACCTGACAATTGCCGGCGTGCCAGTCGGACGCGAGTTATCGCGTCAGCAAAAAGAGAACAACTCAGGCGACGGCAGCATCATGATCATCGTGGCAACCGATGCGCCGTTGAGCGCGCGGAATTTGGAACGCCTGGCCTCACGGGCGCTGGTCGGCCTGGCACGAACCGGTTCAAACATGTCCAATGGTTCAGGGGATTACGTCATCGCATTTTCCACCGCGCTGGAATGCCGGCGTCGTGCTGACGAACAACTGCACCACGTCACCGAACTTTCCAATCCGGCCATGTCGCCACTCTTTCAAGCCGTGGCGGAAGCGACGGAAGAGGCGATTTGCAATTCAATGTTCCAGGCCACGAGCGTCAAAGGATTTCGCGCCACGGTCGAAGCCCTGCCGCTGGAGTCCACCCTGGAAATCCTAAAGAAAGCAGGCGCAATCAAGGCACAAGCTTAG
- a CDS encoding DUF4019 domain-containing protein — MKTLSFLLILTIAVVASGCGMFKGKEAAEQSVADFHKLYNDGKLTEIYAAGHSKLKGATTEKEFLEFVGAVHRKLGKVTQTTNAGFNVRTFNLTTTVVMTQKTTFENGKGTETFTFQMDGDKAVLVGYNINSKDLILK; from the coding sequence ATGAAAACATTATCGTTTCTGCTCATTCTCACCATCGCCGTAGTCGCCTCCGGCTGCGGAATGTTCAAAGGCAAGGAAGCCGCCGAACAGAGCGTGGCTGATTTTCATAAGCTGTACAATGACGGGAAACTCACCGAGATTTACGCCGCAGGTCATTCCAAATTAAAAGGTGCCACTACGGAGAAGGAGTTTCTCGAGTTTGTAGGGGCCGTGCACCGGAAACTCGGCAAGGTCACACAAACCACGAACGCCGGCTTCAATGTCCGGACATTCAATCTCACCACAACTGTCGTCATGACACAAAAAACGACCTTTGAAAATGGGAAAGGAACTGAGACCTTCACGTTCCAAATGGACGGCGACAAAGCGGTACTTGTTGGCTACAACATCAACTCGAAGGACCTGATCCTGAAATGA
- a CDS encoding IS3 family transposase has protein sequence MNTLKADYQVEELAHALEVTSSGFYAHQHKPEGARRQQDQKLLKRIQPIFKESRSTYGSPRIHAALKRQGEPCSKNRVARLMRQNHLRARQKRRFVPRTTQSDHDLPIAPNWLAKVPTPDRPNRVWVVDITYIATAEGWTYLAVVLDACSRKVVGWSMASSLETFLVTEALARAQKERLPQPGLLHHSDRGVQYASSAYRALLADYQITPSMSRAANPYDNALAESFMATLKTECFDKPPNTHGEAKLMIFDYLETFYNSKRLHSALGYQSPVEFENQFS, from the coding sequence ATGAATACTCTCAAAGCCGATTATCAGGTCGAGGAACTGGCCCACGCATTGGAAGTCACCAGCAGCGGGTTTTACGCGCACCAGCACAAGCCCGAGGGGGCGCGTCGCCAACAGGATCAAAAGCTCCTAAAACGAATCCAGCCGATCTTCAAGGAAAGCAGAAGCACCTACGGCAGCCCGCGCATTCATGCTGCCTTGAAACGACAGGGCGAGCCTTGCAGCAAAAACCGCGTGGCCCGCCTCATGCGTCAAAACCACCTGCGGGCACGGCAGAAACGACGTTTTGTCCCGCGCACCACCCAGAGCGATCATGATCTTCCCATCGCGCCCAACTGGCTGGCCAAAGTCCCGACGCCGGACCGGCCCAATCGGGTCTGGGTGGTGGATATCACTTACATCGCCACTGCCGAAGGCTGGACTTATCTGGCGGTCGTCCTGGATGCCTGTTCGCGCAAGGTCGTCGGTTGGTCCATGGCCAGCTCCCTGGAAACCTTTTTGGTGACAGAAGCCCTGGCCCGCGCGCAAAAAGAGCGACTTCCACAGCCCGGGCTCCTGCACCATTCCGATCGCGGAGTACAATATGCCAGCAGCGCCTACCGCGCGCTACTGGCCGATTATCAAATCACCCCCAGCATGAGCCGGGCGGCCAATCCCTACGACAACGCACTGGCCGAATCCTTCATGGCCACGCTCAAAACCGAATGTTTTGACAAGCCCCCGAACACACACGGCGAGGCCAAACTCATGATCTTCGATTACCTCGAAACGTTCTATAATTCAAAGCGGCTCCACAGCGCCTTGGGTTACCAATCACCTGTGGAATTTGAAAACCAATTCAGTTAA